The following coding sequences lie in one Methanopyrus sp. SNP6 genomic window:
- a CDS encoding NAD(P)/FAD-dependent oxidoreductase, producing the protein MEFDVVVVGAGPAGSVAAWAAAEAGCDVLVLERKAEVGVPKQCAEGISAHGLEHAGIEPQDEWIATEISRALIYAPNGKEFEVPGDGYVLERRVFDKWLVVRAVEAGAEVKLLARARRALVDDGRVVGVEYEGVDGVHEVRARVTIAADGIESRIGRTAGLVPPLKPTEICTCAQYEMIGVDVEEDATHFFVDAEFFPGGYFWIFPKGEGRANVGVGIRGSESEPGDALKVLNRALEDHELISEAVAEAVPVEVNVGGVPVCGPVGRTYGDGILVVGDAARQVNPVTGGGLHTSLVCGRIAGEVAAEAIEEDDTSATFLKQYQDQWKEEFGRMFKYTLKASKILSEMSNEELNALAEALDREDILRLVKGEGVVKVAKKVIARKPSLLKYAKHLMK; encoded by the coding sequence GTGGAGTTCGATGTGGTTGTGGTTGGTGCTGGTCCGGCGGGTTCGGTCGCGGCGTGGGCTGCGGCGGAGGCAGGTTGTGATGTCTTGGTACTCGAGCGTAAGGCCGAGGTCGGTGTCCCAAAACAGTGTGCCGAGGGTATCAGCGCACATGGGCTCGAACACGCTGGAATCGAGCCACAGGACGAGTGGATCGCTACCGAGATCTCGCGTGCTCTCATTTACGCTCCCAACGGGAAGGAGTTCGAGGTCCCCGGTGACGGGTACGTGTTGGAGCGTCGTGTGTTTGATAAGTGGTTGGTTGTTCGGGCTGTTGAGGCTGGTGCGGAGGTTAAGTTGTTGGCGCGTGCTCGTCGGGCGTTGGTTGATGATGGTCGGGTGGTTGGGGTCGAGTACGAGGGAGTGGATGGTGTGCATGAGGTTCGAGCACGCGTCACCATCGCCGCGGACGGGATCGAGTCTCGCATAGGAAGAACCGCAGGACTAGTCCCACCACTCAAACCCACAGAGATATGCACATGCGCACAGTACGAGATGATAGGTGTTGATGTTGAGGAGGACGCCACGCACTTCTTCGTCGACGCCGAGTTCTTTCCGGGAGGATACTTCTGGATCTTCCCGAAGGGCGAAGGTCGGGCGAACGTGGGAGTGGGCATCCGAGGGTCCGAATCCGAACCCGGAGATGCGCTGAAGGTACTGAACCGCGCCTTGGAGGATCACGAGCTCATTTCAGAAGCTGTAGCGGAGGCCGTCCCCGTGGAGGTGAATGTGGGTGGTGTGCCGGTGTGTGGGCCTGTTGGGCGGACGTATGGTGATGGTATTCTCGTGGTGGGTGATGCGGCTCGTCAGGTTAACCCGGTGACCGGTGGTGGTCTTCACACTTCCCTGGTTTGTGGTCGGATCGCGGGTGAGGTCGCGGCCGAAGCGATCGAAGAGGACGACACGTCCGCCACCTTCCTAAAACAATACCAAGACCAATGGAAAGAAGAATTCGGTAGGATGTTCAAATACACACTGAAGGCGTCCAAGATACTCTCCGAGATGAGTAACGAGGAGCTCAACGCACTGGCGGAGGCGCTGGACCGCGAGGATATCCTCAGGTTGGTGAAAGGAGAGGGGGTCGTGAAGGTTGCCAAGAAGGTGATCGCCAGGAAACCGTCGCTCCTGAAGTACGCCAAGCACCTCATGAAATAA
- a CDS encoding 4Fe-4S binding protein, which translates to MVERCLGCAACAAVCPKDALTISGGKPEFGPECDDCGICAKVCPTGAIEDEGE; encoded by the coding sequence ATGGTCGAACGTTGTCTCGGGTGCGCTGCGTGCGCTGCGGTCTGCCCCAAGGATGCGCTGACGATTTCCGGTGGGAAACCAGAGTTCGGCCCTGAGTGCGACGACTGTGGCATTTGCGCTAAGGTTTGCCCGACGGGCGCCATCGAGGACGAGGGGGAGTGA
- a CDS encoding tRNA pseudouridine(54/55) synthase Pus10: MIDKLREVLRRFNPCDHCLGRAFGYGLTGLENWERGRSIKLYIGMLAHLEGEEETLELLARSGLEEAAAVLDDPPEPEPCGVCRGVLEKVDEFAEVVACELKDVEFRGFVVGSRWPEEIREAEEELWGILGVEGEPIKREFNREVGKRVENLLNVRADPRDPDIEMVFDFRSSLEDPKFEVYVRPVYVRGRYLKLRRGIPQTKWPCPRCGGAGCPNCDFTGKLYTESVEELIGMVLKDAFLAESHKFHAAGREDIDVRMLGNGRPFVMELLYPKRRNVDLKRVEEEINRKVGDDVQVVELEYGGPEDVGKVKDLSERSRKRYRAWVKFGKPVPEDKLREALEELKRCVIEQRTPRRVLHRRADKVRRKRVHEAKLVEHDGDRAIVEFLCDPGLYVKELISGDAGRTRPSLAELVEVEAECERLDVIEFLE, from the coding sequence GTGATCGATAAGCTACGAGAGGTGCTGAGACGGTTCAATCCGTGCGACCACTGCCTAGGCCGGGCTTTCGGCTACGGGTTGACAGGTCTCGAGAACTGGGAGCGAGGGCGATCCATCAAGCTGTACATAGGGATGCTAGCGCACTTGGAGGGGGAAGAGGAAACACTCGAACTACTCGCTCGATCCGGGCTGGAGGAGGCCGCAGCGGTACTCGACGACCCTCCAGAACCTGAACCCTGCGGTGTGTGCCGTGGAGTGCTGGAAAAAGTGGACGAGTTCGCCGAGGTGGTCGCGTGTGAACTGAAAGACGTCGAGTTCCGTGGATTCGTAGTGGGATCCAGATGGCCGGAGGAAATACGGGAAGCCGAGGAAGAGCTCTGGGGGATACTCGGCGTCGAGGGTGAACCAATCAAACGCGAGTTCAACAGGGAAGTCGGTAAAAGGGTGGAAAATCTACTGAACGTGCGCGCGGACCCGAGAGATCCGGATATAGAGATGGTGTTCGACTTCCGGTCCTCCTTGGAGGATCCAAAGTTCGAAGTCTACGTACGCCCCGTCTACGTGCGAGGGCGCTACCTTAAGTTGAGAAGGGGGATCCCGCAGACGAAGTGGCCCTGCCCGCGGTGCGGGGGGGCGGGATGTCCGAACTGCGATTTCACTGGTAAGCTGTACACGGAGTCTGTGGAGGAACTCATTGGAATGGTGCTGAAGGATGCATTCCTGGCGGAGTCGCACAAGTTCCACGCTGCGGGTCGCGAAGATATCGACGTGAGAATGCTCGGAAATGGTAGGCCTTTCGTGATGGAACTCCTGTATCCTAAGCGCAGGAACGTCGACCTTAAGAGGGTTGAAGAAGAGATCAACCGGAAGGTGGGCGACGACGTACAGGTGGTAGAACTGGAGTACGGGGGGCCCGAAGACGTCGGGAAGGTGAAAGATCTCTCCGAGCGATCCCGAAAGAGGTACCGAGCGTGGGTGAAGTTCGGAAAACCAGTTCCAGAGGATAAGCTGAGAGAAGCCCTGGAGGAGCTGAAAAGGTGTGTAATAGAGCAAAGGACACCGAGGCGCGTGCTCCACAGGAGGGCGGACAAGGTCAGGAGAAAAAGAGTTCACGAGGCCAAGCTGGTCGAGCACGACGGAGATCGAGCCATCGTCGAGTTCCTCTGCGACCCGGGACTGTACGTGAAAGAGTTAATATCTGGAGACGCTGGACGGACGCGCCCCAGTCTCGCCGAACTTGTTGAGGTTGAAGCTGAGTGTGAACGTCTCGATGTGATCGAGTTCCTGGAATGA
- the eno gene encoding phosphopyruvate hydratase: MPRIASVKAREVLDSRGEPTVEVEVELEDGTVGRAMVPSGASTGTYEALELRDGDDRYGGKGVRRAVRNVEEIIAPEIEGLDATTQSDIDRMMIELDGTENKSHLGANAILGVSLAVARAAAKSLGIPLYRYLGGPTARRLPVPFMNVINGGEHAGNELDFQEHMIVPHGFESFSEALRAGVETYHVLGELLEEEYGPIATNVGDEGGYAPPMKDMMEPLDVLVEAIEEAGYAPGREIALALDAAASEFYDEDSGTYRAYGQKYTRDELIDVYKDLVSQYPIVSIEDPLHEEDFRGFAKITEELGDKIQIVGDDLFVTNPNRLRKGIEMGAANALLLKVNQIGTLTEALEAGELALHHGYGVMVSHRSGDTEDPFIADLAVALGCGQIKTGAPARSSRTAKYNQLLRIEEDLAGTAEFGPRNDFFLP; this comes from the coding sequence ATGCCCAGGATAGCCTCCGTGAAAGCTAGGGAAGTGCTAGACTCACGCGGAGAACCCACGGTGGAAGTGGAGGTGGAACTCGAAGACGGTACCGTAGGTCGGGCTATGGTCCCATCCGGAGCTTCCACGGGCACGTACGAAGCGCTGGAGTTGAGGGACGGCGACGATCGCTACGGGGGTAAGGGAGTGCGCCGCGCTGTCAGGAACGTGGAGGAGATCATAGCCCCGGAGATCGAGGGACTCGACGCGACGACCCAATCCGACATCGACCGCATGATGATCGAGCTCGACGGCACCGAGAACAAGTCTCACCTCGGAGCGAACGCGATTTTAGGGGTCTCACTGGCTGTCGCCCGGGCAGCGGCCAAGTCGCTGGGAATCCCTCTGTACCGGTACTTAGGCGGTCCAACTGCGCGCCGACTACCCGTGCCGTTCATGAACGTCATCAACGGCGGCGAGCACGCTGGTAACGAGCTCGACTTCCAGGAACACATGATCGTTCCACACGGATTCGAATCGTTTTCCGAAGCCCTTCGAGCCGGCGTAGAGACGTACCACGTCCTTGGGGAGTTGCTGGAGGAGGAGTATGGGCCGATCGCTACAAACGTGGGTGACGAGGGCGGTTACGCCCCACCGATGAAGGATATGATGGAACCACTAGACGTCCTCGTGGAGGCCATCGAGGAGGCCGGATATGCACCCGGCAGGGAGATCGCGTTGGCCCTGGACGCAGCCGCGAGCGAGTTCTACGACGAAGACTCAGGGACGTATAGGGCATACGGCCAGAAGTACACCCGCGACGAGCTGATCGACGTGTACAAAGATCTAGTAAGCCAGTACCCGATCGTCTCCATAGAGGATCCGCTGCACGAGGAGGACTTCCGGGGATTCGCCAAGATCACCGAAGAGCTAGGAGACAAGATCCAGATCGTGGGTGACGACTTGTTCGTGACGAACCCGAACCGCTTGCGGAAGGGTATCGAGATGGGGGCGGCGAACGCCCTGCTTCTGAAGGTGAACCAGATAGGCACCCTGACGGAGGCCCTGGAGGCGGGTGAACTCGCGCTTCACCACGGGTACGGAGTAATGGTAAGCCACAGGAGCGGTGACACTGAAGACCCGTTCATCGCCGACTTGGCCGTGGCCCTTGGGTGCGGGCAAATCAAGACCGGAGCACCCGCTCGTAGCTCGAGGACCGCCAAGTATAACCAGTTACTCCGAATCGAGGAAGACCTGGCCGGGACGGCGGAGTTCGGACCTCGGAACGACTTCTTCCTGCCCTAA
- the purF gene encoding amidophosphoribosyltransferase produces the protein MCGISGCYLLEGNEAGVYNYLILHANQHRGQESAGICVYDGLRLIGKKGMGLVTEVFDRSDLRKLSGPVGIGHVRYSTTGTSELVNAQPFKVGYSKGELALAHNGDIVNSEELRRKLVFDGHAFVSETDSEVIARLLAVALTETDDMFEAFEDVMERLIGSYSLTVITSHGDLIAVRDPWGFRPLCLGWDERGFFISSETVGLDMLGVEERRELERGEVVWIREGDVESKVVRRERKAVCMFEFVYFARPDSIIEGKCVYECRKCMGKRLAEEAPVECDLVVPVPDSGRTAALGYAESLGVPMEEGLIKNRYVGRTFIMPEQEERVRSIRVKLNPIRDVIKGCSLGVVDDSIVRGNTSRQIVEMLRDAGAREIHMRIASPPVVSPCYYGIDMATKEELIAADLDVPEICEKISADSLAYLSLEGLVESIGLKKRELCVGCLTGEYPTPVPE, from the coding sequence TTGTGCGGGATTTCCGGATGTTACCTGCTCGAGGGAAACGAGGCGGGCGTTTATAATTACCTCATCCTCCATGCGAACCAGCACAGGGGTCAAGAGTCGGCCGGAATCTGCGTGTACGATGGACTCCGACTGATCGGGAAGAAGGGAATGGGCCTAGTGACCGAAGTCTTCGATCGATCTGACCTGCGGAAGCTCTCGGGCCCGGTGGGTATCGGCCACGTTAGGTACTCTACAACCGGCACTTCCGAGCTCGTCAACGCTCAGCCGTTCAAAGTGGGGTACTCGAAGGGCGAGTTGGCTCTGGCCCATAACGGAGACATCGTGAACTCTGAGGAGCTAAGGAGGAAGCTCGTTTTTGACGGGCATGCTTTCGTTTCCGAAACTGATTCGGAGGTCATCGCCCGACTGCTCGCAGTCGCCCTCACCGAGACCGACGATATGTTCGAGGCGTTCGAGGACGTTATGGAACGGTTGATAGGCTCGTACTCCCTGACCGTGATAACGAGTCACGGTGACCTAATCGCGGTTCGGGACCCCTGGGGATTCCGGCCACTGTGCCTGGGATGGGATGAACGTGGCTTCTTCATTTCCTCCGAGACGGTTGGTCTGGATATGCTAGGCGTGGAGGAACGCCGCGAGCTGGAGCGTGGTGAGGTAGTTTGGATTCGGGAGGGCGACGTCGAAAGTAAGGTCGTGAGAAGGGAACGCAAAGCCGTCTGTATGTTCGAATTCGTGTACTTCGCGCGACCGGATTCCATCATCGAAGGCAAATGCGTGTATGAATGCCGGAAGTGCATGGGTAAGCGACTCGCCGAGGAGGCTCCAGTTGAATGCGATCTGGTGGTCCCCGTCCCGGATTCGGGCCGGACGGCGGCGCTTGGGTACGCGGAGTCGTTGGGAGTTCCTATGGAGGAGGGGCTGATCAAGAATCGGTACGTGGGCAGGACGTTCATCATGCCGGAGCAGGAGGAGCGCGTACGGAGCATCCGGGTGAAGTTGAACCCTATCCGGGATGTGATCAAGGGATGCTCGCTGGGCGTAGTGGACGACAGCATCGTACGCGGAAACACCTCCCGACAGATAGTGGAGATGTTGCGGGATGCAGGGGCCCGTGAGATCCACATGAGGATCGCGTCGCCTCCAGTGGTGTCCCCCTGTTATTACGGGATTGATATGGCTACGAAGGAGGAGCTCATAGCCGCAGACTTAGACGTTCCAGAAATATGTGAGAAAATCTCGGCGGACTCGCTGGCTTACCTGTCCTTGGAGGGTCTCGTCGAGTCGATCGGGTTGAAGAAACGTGAGCTATGTGTAGGTTGTTTGACGGGTGAGTATCCCACCCCGGTCCCTGAGTGA
- a CDS encoding DNA polymerase II large subunit produces MNRAREELDRYRETLEEVSSRFVEVATKARQRREDPKPEPEVMLATSIGERVEGLLQVENVADRLEELEEELGDREEATFRIVEEVIKGELKVKGDLPMHKRIDYAVRIGLAILTEAVVSAPLEGIAAVEIRERGTGHKVVDESEPPHEEPKLVCTECGKEVDSENCYLAVKYAGPIRAAGGTAAALSALLADYARQVAGLPRFDPDDFDHDLVGRYVEEVVTYLDKVGSFQYNPSEEEIELVAKNIPIEIDGEPTEEVEVQGHRDIPHLPNRLRGGALLVICEGICQKAPKLIKRVEKYGIDGWEFLEKLVNKGSDDEEEEGEEGETKVKPNDKYMGELVAGRPLLSHPSAKGGFRLRYGRARNTGFAAVGIHPSLMYVTKGFIVIGTQLKVERPGKAACVLPVTEIEPPVVRLRDGSVVRLDDPKKAKELVEKDEIEEILDLGEMLVAVGEFIENNHPLVPPAYCPEWWVKEVPDVIKVIGLKKNLPNDVFEKLKDVPLKRLVKEASRLSGNGNNLDNFLNGPVKVARSIIELVRKEVMPRLSSPERMSVEEAIELSLEYGVPFHPKYTFLWHDVEPEDVDELRETLEVAGSEWGNLRVEFENDGKVKRILEYLLVPHRIEDGTIVVEEPWASALLAQLGYDPESGEFRERNEDMDYLLDYLVIRDETCRYVSKLAGFPIREKAPTRIGARMGRPEKARERKMSPPPHVLFPIGIAGGNQRDIMKFHRGEWEDTDRVEVCYRICPECDRLVPYRVCPFCGTETVQYCNRCDEPADECDCEEPDPVVRADIEWNDDAYSSLPVRELVRRAEEEVGTTDTLKGVKGMTSRLKMPEPLQKGILRAKRDLFVFKDGTLRFDCNDCPLTHVRLKEVGLTPFKARLLGFERDINGDPVISENQVVELYPQDVVLPRKAAEWAVRVCQYLDDLLRKYYGLEPVYGVEKPEDLIGHLIVTLAPHTSCGVVGRVVGIADINCWYNHPIINAARRRNCDGDEDAFMLLLDVLLNFSRLYLPDKRGGLMDAPLVLTAVVDPYEIDDEVWNMDVCGDYPLELYRKALEYSDAGEAEELIERLEDRLDLPRGLQFTHDTEAIDLGPTVTRYSKLEKMEEKLEEQLDLAKRIRAVNESDVAKIVLDSHFLPDIKGNLRKFGRQKFRCSRCNAKFNVPPLSGKCPRCGSDILLTIYPATATKYLEPAKRLVEEFGTYDEEWKTIASEVELLEEEAKTLFGSDHDVSLKKFFGET; encoded by the coding sequence GTGAACAGAGCGCGGGAGGAATTAGACAGGTACCGGGAGACGCTGGAGGAAGTCTCTTCCCGCTTCGTCGAGGTCGCCACGAAGGCCAGACAGCGTAGGGAGGATCCGAAACCGGAACCCGAGGTGATGCTGGCTACGTCGATCGGTGAGCGAGTGGAGGGTCTGCTCCAGGTCGAAAACGTAGCGGATCGACTGGAGGAGCTGGAGGAAGAGCTAGGAGACCGTGAGGAAGCCACGTTTCGCATAGTAGAGGAGGTGATCAAGGGAGAGCTGAAGGTCAAAGGCGACTTACCGATGCATAAGAGAATAGATTATGCGGTCAGAATAGGTCTGGCGATACTCACTGAAGCCGTGGTATCGGCCCCACTGGAAGGCATCGCGGCTGTCGAGATCCGAGAACGGGGTACGGGACATAAAGTCGTTGACGAATCGGAACCTCCGCATGAGGAACCGAAACTCGTGTGCACGGAGTGTGGGAAAGAAGTCGATTCCGAGAACTGCTACTTAGCCGTCAAATACGCCGGACCGATCCGGGCCGCCGGTGGTACTGCGGCAGCTCTTTCCGCACTCCTCGCCGACTATGCTCGTCAAGTAGCCGGCCTACCGAGGTTCGACCCGGACGACTTCGATCATGACCTCGTGGGTCGGTACGTGGAAGAGGTCGTGACGTACCTGGATAAGGTAGGATCGTTCCAATACAATCCTTCGGAGGAAGAGATCGAGCTAGTCGCGAAGAACATCCCGATCGAGATCGACGGAGAACCCACGGAAGAGGTGGAGGTACAAGGTCACCGTGACATCCCGCATCTCCCTAACCGACTCCGCGGAGGCGCCCTCTTGGTTATCTGTGAGGGCATATGTCAGAAAGCCCCGAAGCTGATCAAGCGTGTCGAGAAGTACGGAATAGATGGATGGGAGTTTCTGGAAAAACTTGTGAACAAGGGATCCGACGATGAAGAGGAAGAAGGAGAAGAGGGAGAGACCAAAGTCAAACCCAATGACAAGTACATGGGCGAGCTCGTAGCGGGGAGGCCGCTACTCTCTCACCCGTCGGCTAAAGGAGGTTTCCGGCTCCGGTACGGTCGAGCCAGGAACACCGGTTTCGCTGCGGTCGGAATCCATCCATCGCTGATGTACGTTACAAAGGGCTTCATAGTCATAGGCACACAGCTGAAGGTGGAGCGGCCGGGTAAGGCGGCTTGTGTGTTGCCGGTGACCGAGATAGAACCTCCGGTGGTGAGGCTTCGAGACGGTTCGGTCGTGCGTCTAGACGACCCGAAAAAGGCGAAGGAGCTCGTCGAGAAGGATGAAATCGAGGAGATACTTGACCTAGGCGAGATGTTGGTCGCGGTGGGTGAGTTCATAGAGAACAACCATCCACTCGTTCCTCCGGCGTACTGCCCGGAGTGGTGGGTGAAGGAAGTTCCGGACGTGATCAAGGTGATAGGCCTTAAGAAGAACCTCCCGAACGACGTCTTCGAGAAGCTGAAGGACGTTCCATTGAAGCGATTGGTGAAGGAAGCAAGCAGGCTGTCCGGGAACGGGAACAATCTCGACAACTTCTTGAACGGTCCCGTGAAGGTCGCCCGTTCCATCATCGAACTAGTGAGGAAGGAGGTGATGCCGCGCCTTAGCTCTCCGGAGCGTATGAGCGTAGAGGAGGCTATCGAGCTGTCGCTCGAGTACGGGGTTCCGTTCCATCCGAAGTACACGTTCCTGTGGCACGATGTGGAACCTGAGGACGTAGACGAGCTCCGGGAAACACTCGAAGTCGCCGGATCGGAATGGGGGAACCTGAGAGTCGAGTTCGAGAACGACGGAAAGGTCAAACGCATATTGGAGTATCTGCTTGTCCCCCACAGGATCGAAGACGGTACGATCGTGGTGGAGGAACCTTGGGCGTCAGCGCTGTTGGCACAGCTCGGGTACGACCCAGAGAGCGGAGAGTTCCGCGAGAGGAACGAGGATATGGATTACCTGCTGGACTACCTCGTGATACGGGACGAGACGTGCCGGTACGTGTCCAAGCTGGCTGGATTCCCGATCCGTGAGAAGGCACCGACGAGAATAGGGGCCCGAATGGGGAGACCGGAGAAGGCACGTGAGAGGAAGATGAGCCCACCGCCGCACGTGTTGTTCCCAATCGGTATAGCCGGTGGTAATCAGAGAGATATCATGAAGTTCCATCGAGGGGAGTGGGAAGACACGGATCGCGTCGAGGTCTGCTATCGGATCTGTCCTGAGTGCGACCGGTTGGTACCGTATCGGGTATGCCCGTTCTGCGGTACGGAGACCGTGCAGTACTGTAACCGATGTGATGAGCCGGCTGACGAGTGTGATTGCGAAGAGCCCGACCCCGTCGTCCGTGCTGACATCGAGTGGAACGACGACGCATATTCATCACTGCCGGTCAGGGAGCTGGTCCGACGTGCGGAAGAGGAGGTTGGTACCACTGACACGCTCAAAGGAGTCAAGGGAATGACAAGCAGGTTGAAAATGCCCGAACCGTTGCAAAAAGGGATCCTGAGGGCCAAGAGAGATCTCTTCGTGTTCAAGGACGGTACCCTACGCTTCGACTGTAACGACTGCCCGCTGACGCATGTGAGGCTGAAGGAGGTAGGGTTAACACCGTTCAAAGCCAGACTCTTGGGGTTCGAGCGTGACATCAACGGCGACCCCGTAATCTCGGAGAATCAGGTGGTCGAGCTATACCCGCAGGACGTGGTGCTACCGAGGAAGGCCGCGGAGTGGGCCGTCCGCGTCTGTCAGTACTTGGATGATCTCCTGCGGAAGTATTACGGACTCGAGCCCGTGTACGGCGTGGAGAAGCCTGAGGATCTGATCGGACATTTGATCGTCACTTTAGCGCCGCATACCTCATGCGGCGTGGTGGGGCGAGTAGTCGGAATCGCGGATATTAACTGCTGGTACAACCACCCTATAATCAACGCGGCCCGACGCAGGAACTGTGACGGCGATGAGGATGCCTTTATGCTGTTACTCGACGTCCTCCTGAACTTCAGTCGTCTGTACCTGCCGGACAAACGTGGAGGTTTGATGGATGCCCCACTGGTGCTTACCGCGGTGGTGGATCCGTACGAGATCGACGACGAGGTCTGGAATATGGACGTCTGCGGTGACTACCCGCTGGAGCTGTACAGGAAGGCATTGGAGTACTCCGACGCGGGGGAGGCGGAAGAGCTCATAGAACGACTCGAAGATAGGCTAGACCTGCCCCGAGGACTTCAATTCACCCACGATACTGAGGCGATAGACCTCGGACCCACCGTAACGCGGTACTCCAAGCTGGAGAAGATGGAGGAGAAACTCGAGGAGCAGCTCGACCTCGCCAAGAGGATTCGAGCCGTGAACGAGTCCGACGTCGCGAAGATAGTTCTCGACTCCCACTTCTTGCCTGATATCAAAGGAAACCTGCGGAAATTCGGGCGTCAGAAGTTCCGTTGCTCACGCTGCAACGCGAAGTTTAACGTACCACCGCTCAGCGGTAAGTGCCCACGGTGCGGTAGTGACATACTGCTGACTATCTATCCGGCGACGGCTACGAAGTACCTGGAACCGGCTAAGCGATTAGTGGAGGAATTCGGCACGTACGACGAGGAATGGAAGACGATCGCATCGGAAGTGGAGCTGCTGGAAGAAGAAGCGAAGACGCTGTTCGGAAGCGACCACGACGTGTCACTCAAGAAGTTTTTCGGCGAGACGTAG
- a CDS encoding radical SAM protein yields MRRKLIEELESRLDRREIEKARRDSHARRRPRPCGMTVHPGHGCPRACSYCYIPEIGFKFERARPYQLSGEGMTLALLYNRAFEPGREGTFIAVGSVTDPFLPELADKTLEYLRAFSRWLGNPTQFSTKSVIGVEVAESLAELDLPLNGLVTILTPDGEKASRLEPRAPTPEERLETIAELSRTGLTIDLFFRPILPGIVGLEEAEELFRLARDAGARGVVVGGFRVNEGILNRLRRFGFDVSEIVNRVDRPIPRGRKQVYVRTGDIKERLLRIAREVGLTPFGAACCACASAARIPCPNRCWEGPFCTECGNPACPA; encoded by the coding sequence ATGAGGCGGAAATTAATCGAGGAGCTCGAATCACGTCTCGACCGGAGAGAGATCGAGAAAGCTCGCAGAGATTCTCACGCTCGTCGACGTCCGAGGCCCTGTGGGATGACGGTCCACCCAGGCCATGGGTGCCCTAGGGCTTGCTCTTACTGCTATATACCGGAAATTGGGTTCAAATTCGAGCGCGCACGTCCCTACCAGCTTTCAGGAGAGGGTATGACCTTAGCCTTGCTCTACAACCGAGCCTTCGAACCAGGTCGTGAAGGGACGTTCATAGCGGTAGGTAGCGTGACGGACCCGTTCCTCCCGGAGCTCGCGGATAAAACGCTTGAGTATCTGAGGGCGTTCTCGCGGTGGTTGGGTAATCCCACACAGTTCTCCACGAAATCCGTGATCGGCGTGGAGGTGGCCGAATCACTTGCGGAACTGGATCTACCACTGAACGGCCTCGTCACGATTCTCACACCGGACGGAGAGAAAGCTTCAAGGCTGGAGCCACGGGCCCCTACACCTGAAGAGCGGTTGGAGACAATCGCAGAACTCTCGAGGACCGGTTTGACGATCGACCTCTTTTTCAGGCCGATATTGCCGGGAATAGTCGGTCTTGAGGAGGCGGAAGAACTTTTCCGGCTGGCCCGCGATGCCGGAGCTCGAGGTGTCGTAGTGGGAGGTTTCCGGGTGAACGAGGGCATACTGAACAGGCTGAGGCGGTTCGGGTTTGACGTCTCGGAAATAGTTAATAGGGTCGATAGACCGATACCTAGAGGCAGGAAGCAGGTGTACGTGCGTACCGGCGACATCAAGGAACGCCTCCTCAGGATAGCACGAGAAGTCGGCTTGACCCCATTCGGAGCCGCGTGCTGCGCGTGCGCGAGTGCCGCCCGGATACCTTGCCCGAACCGGTGTTGGGAAGGCCCCTTCTGTACCGAGTGTGGGAATCCCGCCTGTCCTGCGTAG